The Vitis riparia cultivar Riparia Gloire de Montpellier isolate 1030 chromosome 3, EGFV_Vit.rip_1.0, whole genome shotgun sequence genome includes a region encoding these proteins:
- the LOC117909246 gene encoding protein trichome birefringence-like 12 codes for MMRNLKLSTSVFPGIIFFSCLLLYLYSTLLPFYAHSPTESHNSLTPSTPAFSPSPPQCNLFHGNWVEDPSHEPIYDETCPFHRNAWNCLKNKRDNMGRINSWRWVPSGCDFPRIDPVGFLGLMRNRRIGFVGDSLNENFLASFLCILRVADAGAKRWKRKGAWRGAYFPKFNVTVAYHRAVLLAKYEWQPKQSAPSDQDGREGIYRVNVDTPADDWVNITDFYDVLIFNTGHWWGPDKFPKEKPLVFYKAGKPILPLLGMHDGFKVVLKNMISYIQKKVPSKTLKFWRLQSPRHFYGGDWNQNGSCLFDKPLEESQLDLWFDPSNNGVNKEARQLNLLIEEALQGTDIQLLDLTHLSEFRADAHPSIWLGKKDAVAEWGQDCMHWCLPGVPDTWVDILSEEIQYRLDRRQDFD; via the exons ATGATGCGCAACTTGAAGCTATCGACCTCTGTCTTCCCGGGGATCATCTTCTTCAGCTGTCTGCTCCTCTACCTCTACTCCACACTCCTCCCTTTCTACGCACACTCTCCCACGGAAAGCCATAACTCTCTAACCCCATCCACGCCTGCATTTTCCCCTTCTCCTCCTCAATGCAATCTTTTCCATGGAAATTGGGTTGAAGACCCCTCCCACGAACCCATCTATGATGAGACCTGCCCATTCCACAGGAACGCATGGAACTGCCTCAAGAACAAGAGGGATAACATGGGTCGGATCAATTCTTGGAGGTGGGTCCCTTCTGGGTGTGATTTTCCAAGGATCGACCCAGTTGGGTTTCTGGGTCTGATGAGGAATAGGCGAATTGGGTTTGTTGGGGACTCCTTGAATGAGAATTTCTTGGCTTCgtttctttgcattttgagGGTGGCCGATGCGGGTGCCAAGAGGTGGAAGAGGAAGGGGGCTTGGAGAGGTGCTTATTTTCCTAAATTCAATGTCACTGTGGCCTATCATCGAGCTGTGCTGCTTGCGAAATATGA GTGGCAGCCAAAACAGTCAGCACCTTCTGATCAAGATGGACGGGAAGGAATATACCGAGTAAATGTTGATACTCCCGCAGATGATTGGGTCAATATCACCGATTTCTATGATGTTCTCATTTTCAATACTGGCCATTG GTGGGGCCCTGATAAATTCCCAAAAGAGAAACCTCTTGTTTTCTATAAGGCAGGGAAACCAATACTTCCTTTGCTTGGAATGCACGATGGATTTAAggttgttcttaaaaatatgatttcttaTATACAAAAGAAAGTACCAAGCAAGACACTCAAGTTCTGGCGCTTGCAATCTCCAAGACATTTTTATGGTGGTGACTGGAATCAAAATGGCAGTTGCCTGTTTGACAAGCCGCTTGAGGAATCCCAG CTTGACTTGTGGTTTGATCCCAGCAACAATGGAGTCAACAAAGAAGCAAGACAACTAAATCTTCTGATTGAAGAGGCATTACAAGGCACAGATATTCAACTGCTTGATCTGACTCATTTGAGCGAGTTCAGAGCAGACGCCCATCCATCAATCTGGTTAGGAAAGAAAGATGCTGTGGCAGAGTGGGGTCAGGATTGCATGCATTGGTGCCTACCTGGTGTCCCTGACACCTGGGTTGATATCCTGTCAGAAGAGATTCAATATAGATTGGACAGGAGACAGGATTTTGATTAG